One window of the Populus nigra chromosome 4, ddPopNigr1.1, whole genome shotgun sequence genome contains the following:
- the LOC133692675 gene encoding protein TRIGALACTOSYLDIACYLGLYCEROL 1, chloroplastic, translating into MQTTSQLHSIFCYSNRRSYLKPNGWIKTKSLNFSQLGFSRHCQMYKFTSPVQQTKLFVMPNMDDGHPSVPMSILEEDTNTNHAPSSGGEKFLSKWSPPRYLWRGLSVLVLAGQVIIRSLMGKIHWRNTLQQLERVGPRSVGVCLLTSAFVGMAFTIQFVREFTRLGLNRSIGGVLALAFSRELSPVVTSIVVAGRIGSAFAAELGTMQVSEQIDTLRVLGADPVDYLVIPRVIASCLALPFLTLMCFTVGMASSGLLADSVYGISLNIILDSAQRALNSWDIISAMIKSGVFGAIISIVSCAWGVTTMGGAKGVGESTTSAVVISLVGIFMADFALSYCFFQGAGDSLKNCV; encoded by the exons ATGCAAACAACTTCACAGCTTCACTCAATCTTTTGCTACTCCAACAG AAGAAGCTACCTAAAACCCAATGGGTGGATAAAGACAAAATCGTTGAATTTCAGTCAACTTGGTTTCAGTAGACACTGTCAGATGTATAAATTTACATCACCTGTTCAACAAACCAAACTTTTTGTGATGCCCAACATGGATGATGGCCATCCGTCTGTACCTATGTCTATTTTGGAAGAGGACACAAATACTAACCATGCGCCCAGTTCTGGAGGAGAGAAATTCTTGAGCAAATGGTCTCCTCCTAGGTACCTTTGGAGGGGATTATCTGTTCTTGTCTTGGCAGGTCAGGTAATTATCAGGAGTTTAATGGGAAAAATCCACTGGAGAAATACTCTACAACAGCTGGAGAGAGTTGGGCCGAGATCAGTTGGGGTCTGTCTGTTGACCTCTGCATTTGTTGGCATGGCTTTTACCATCCAGTTTGTTAGAGAGTTTACTAGATTAGGACTAAACAGATCTATTGGTGGGGTATTAGCTCTAGCCTTTTCAAGGGAGCTAAGTCCTGTGGTCACATCAATTGTGGTTGCTGGGCGTATCGGCAGTGCTTTTGCTGCAGAGTTGGGAACAATGCAGGTTTCTGAGCAAATTGACACATTAAGGGTTCTCGGAGCAGACCCGGTTGATTACTTGGTAATTCCAAGAGTGATCGCTTCTTGTCTTGCTCTCCCATTTTTGACTTTGATGTGTTTCACAGTGGGGATGGCATCCAGTGGCCTGCTGGCTGACAGTGTCTATGGGATTAGCCTTAACATTATATTGGATTCAGCTCAGAGAGCTCTAAATTCATGGGATATAATTAGTGCAATGATCAAGTCAGGGGTTTTTGGTGCCATCATATCTATAGTGAGCTGTGCTTGGGGGGTTACCACAATGGGAGGCGCTAAAGGTGTTGGGGAGTCGACAACTTCAGCTGTGGTTATCTCGCTGGTTGGTATATTTATGGCTGACTTTGCGCTCTCATATTGCTTCTTCCAGGGAGCTGGAGATTCTCTGAAGAATTGCGTATAA